A genomic window from Vigna radiata var. radiata cultivar VC1973A chromosome 2, Vradiata_ver6, whole genome shotgun sequence includes:
- the LOC106756016 gene encoding asparagine synthetase [glutamine-hydrolyzing] 3, whose protein sequence is MCGILAVLGCVDKSQAKRARIIELSRRLRHRGPDWSGIHCHDDCYLAHQRLAIVDPTSGDQPLYNEDKTVVVTVNGEIYNHKQLRQKLSSHQFRTGSDCEVIAHLYEEYGEEFVNMLDGMFAFILLDTRDKSFIAARDAIGITPLYLGWGLDGSTWFASEMKALSDDCERFMSFPPGHIYSSKQGGLRRWYNPPWFSEIVPSTPYDPILLRETFERAVVKRMMTDVPFGVLLSGGLDSSLVASMVNRYLAESEAARQWGSQLHTFCIGLKGSPDLKAAKEVADYLGTRHHELYFTVQEGIDALEEVIYHIETYDVTTIRASTPMFLMSRKIKSLGVKMVLSGEGSDEIFGGYLYFHKAPNKKELHEETCRKIKALHLYDCLRANKSTAAWGVEARVPFLDKEFIEVAMSMDPEWKMIRRDLGRIEKWVLRNAFDDEKNPYLPKHILYRQKEQFSDGVGYSWIDALKDHADKQVPDATMHAASFIYPENTPTTKEGYLYRTIFEKFFPKNAARATVPGGPSVACSTAKAVEWDAAWSKNLDPSGRAALGVHEASYDTVDTKVDKPKNGTL, encoded by the exons ATGTGCGGAATCCTCGCAGTGTTGGGTTGCGTCGACAAATCTCAGGCCAAGCGCGCTCGCATCATCGAATTGTCTCGCAG GTTGCGGCATAGAGGTCCTGATTGGAGTGGCATACATTGCCATGATGATTGTTACCTTGCTCATCAAAGGCTTGCTATTGTTGACCCTACTTCAGGGGATCAACCTTTGTACAACGAAGACAAGACTGTTGTTGTCACC GTTAATGGGGAGATATACAACCACAAACAATTGAGACAGAAACTGAGTTCTCATCAATTTCGAACTGGTAGTGATTGTGAAGTGATTGCCCATCTT TATGAAGAGTATGGGGAGGAATTTGTTAACATGCTGGATGGGATGTTCGCCTTTATTCTTCTTGATACTCGAGATAAAAGTTTTATTGCTGCTCGTGATGCTATTGGCATTACCCCTCTTTATTTGGGCTGGGGTCTTGATG GATCAACATGGTTTGCATCTGAAATGAAAGCTCTGAGTGATGATTGTGAGAGATTCATGTCATTTCCTCCGGGGCATATATATTCCAGCAAACAAG GAGGATTAAGAAGGTGGTACAATCCACCATGGTTTTCGGAGATTGTTCCATCAACTCCCTATGATCCAATACTTTTGCGTGAGACCTTCGAGAGG GCTGTGGTTAAGAGAATGATGACTGATGTACCCTTTGGAGTTCTTTTGTCGGGAGGATTGGACTCATCACTTGTTGCCTCTATGGTCAATCGTTATTTAGCGGAATCTGAGGCGGCTCGTCAATGGGGATCACAGTTGCATACTTTCTGTATTGGTTTAAAG GGCTCTCCGGACTTGAAAGCTGCAAAAGAGGTAGCAGATTATCTTGGTACTCGTCACCACGAACTTTATTTCACGGTTCAG GAAGGTATAGATGCACTTGAAGAAGTCATTTACCATATTGAAACATATGACGTAACGACTATCAGAGCAAGTACTCCAATGTTTCTTATGTCCAGGAAAATTAAATCCTTGGGAGTGAAAATGGTTCTTTCTGGAGAAGGTTCAGATGAAATATTTGGAGGTTACCTGTATTTTCATAAGGCACCTAACAAGAAAGAGCTTCACGAAGAAACTTGTCGAAAA ATTAAAGCTCTTCATCTTTATGACTGCCTGAGAGCCAATAAGTCAACTGCAGCATGGGGAGTTGAGGCCCGTGTACCATTCTTGGATAAAGAATTTATCGAAGTAGCAATGAGTATGGATCCGGAGTGGAAAATG ATAAGGCGTGATCTTGGAAGGATAGAGAAGTGGGTATTACGCAATGCATTTGATGATGAAAAGAATCCATATTTACCAAAG CACATATTATACAGGCAGAAGGAACAGTTCAGTGACGGGGTTGGTTACAGTTGGATTGATGCCTTGAAGGATCACGCTGATAAACAA GTCCCAGATGCAACAATGCATGCTGCCAGTTTTATTTACCCTGAAAACACTCCTACTACAAAAGAAGGATACCTCTACAGGACAATTTTTGAGAAGTTCTTTCCGAAG AATGCAGCAAGGGCAACAGTTCCAGGGGGTCCTAGTGTGGCATGCAGTACTGCAAAAGCTGTGGAATGGGATGCGGCATGGTCCAAAAATCTTGACCCTTCTGGTCGTGCGGCGCTTGGTGTTCATGAAGCTTCATATGATACGGTGGATACCAAAGTTGACAAACCCAAAAATGGAAcactttaa